GGCCTGTGTGCGCTCGTCCAGCGCCTCGACCGACGCCACGGACAGCGCGTAGAGGTCGAAGCGGCGCAGCAGCTTGTCGACCTCCAGCGTGGCGGCGCCGAACACCTCTGACAGGCGCCCCTGTGCCGTGCGCCGCAGGGTGGTCATCTGCCACAGGCGGTCCTGGGCATGGGCGAAGCCGAGACCGAAGAAGACCTCTTCGTCGGACTGGCCGAAGATATGCGGCACGTTGGCGTTGTCGCGCACGATCTCGACGGGGGCGGTCAGGTTCGGGACCTCGACGGTCGCGTCGTAGTCGGGCAGGGACCGCGAGGCCAGCCAGTAGACCAGCCCGATGGCCAGCACGCTGAGCACGAGAAGTGTCGCGGCGATGCGGAAAAGCCAGCGAAAGACCAATGCCATCAGGGAAACCTCCGAAAGAGCCGCGAGGCGTCAATTGACCCTGTGGGCCACGGTGTTACGTTTTGTCAGCAATAGCGCAACATCGAAGCAAGGAAAAGCACATGGCAAAGCTCGCGTTTTTAGGTCTGGGCGTAATGGGCGGGCCGATGGCCGGCCACCTGCAAAAGGCCAGTCACGAGGTGACGGTCTATAACCGGACCGCAGCCAAGGCCGCCGATTGGGTCGAGACCTACGGCGGGGCATCGGCAGCCACCCCGCGCGAAGCGGCGCAGGGCGCTGATTTCGTCATGGCCTGCGTGGGCAACGACGACGACCTGCGGTCGGTCTGTCTGGGCGATGACGGGGCCTTTGCCGGAATGGGTGCGGGCAGCGTATTCGTCGATCACACGACCGTCTCTGCCGCCGTCACGCGCGAGCTCTACGAGGCCGCCGATCACAAGCAGATCAGCTTCGTCGATGCGCCGATTTCCGGTGGGCAGGCGGGGGCCGAGAACGCGCAGCTGTCGATCATGTGCGGCGGCGATCAGGGCGCCTTCGACCGCGCGCTGCCTGTGATGGAGGTCTATTCCAAGATCTGCCGCCGCATCGGCGACAGCGGCGCGGGCCAGATGACCAAGATGTGCAACCAGATCGCCATCGCGGGCGTGGTGCAGGGCCTGTCCGAAGCGCTGCATTTCGCCGAGAAGGCCGGGCTCGATGGCCGCGCGGTGGTCGAGGTGATCAGCCAGGGCGCGGCTGGCAGCTGGCAGATGGCCAACCGCTACGAGACGATGCTGGACGACAAATTCGACCACGGCTTTGCCGTCGACTGGATGCGCAAGGATCTGGGGATCTGCCTGTCCACGGGGGACGAGATCGCGGCGAGCCTGCCGCTGACCGCGCTGGTCGACCAGTTCTACAAGGATGTGCAGAAGCTGGGCGGCGGACGTTGGGACACATCCAGCCTGATCCAGCGGTTGCGCAAGATGGAATGACGGTTACCCACGGGTAACCGTTTATCGTTTATTAACAGAAGGTTATCGAAGCATTAACGCGGATCAGGGAATGATCCGCGTGTACTTCGTCCCTTCCAGTGTCGCGCCCAGTCGCAGACCCGCACGGCCGAACACGACCGCAAGGACCGGTGACAGCAGTTTGGTGGTGTCGGCGTTCACGCTGTCGCCACGGTCGGAAATCACGTATTCGATATTCGCACCGGCCGCCCAGCCGGGCGAGCGGCGGAAGTCCTGAAGCGCCTCCTGGGTCATGAAGAACAGCACATGGGCGTATTGCTGTGCGCCGATCTGCAACCCGCCCGTCGCCTTCGTGACCGAATAATAGTCCACCGAAATATCGTTGACCCGCAGCGCGCCGCGCCCGTAGGCACCGCCAAGGCCGAGCCCTGCTTCGGTCACCAGCGGCATCACCAGCATGCCGTTGGATTTATCCGCCAGCGTGCGGGTGTTGGGATAGAGCCGGTACATTTCGCCAAGCGTTGCATCGACGCGCGCGTCGATGGTGCCCGCCCCGGTCGAGCCTACGCCGTTGCCGCAGGCCGCCAATGCGCCCGTACCCGCCAGAGCGCCGAGCGCGAAGGCGCGGCGCGAAAGGATGTTCTGTGTCATGTGATCTGCCTGTAATGTCTGTTGCACTGCTTGGGTGCCGGTATGGTCCGGCTTGGGCGAAACTATAGGCGGAAAATCGCAGGGTGTCATCGCCCTAACGCCCCGATGCGCGGAATCGCGCTATTTCCGCGCAGGGAATCGACCCGACGGCGCGGGGTTCAGATCTCTTCGAGGTCCGCGCGGTCGATGAAACGATCCCGACGAAATCGCGGCCATTCAGACGAGATGCCAAACCCACGGCAAAGGCGTGATCCGCCGCGCGGGTGGGTCAGCGCGCCAGCAGGCGGGCGGCGGCGGGGGCGAAATAGGTCAGGATCCCGTTGCAGCCCGCGCGTTTGAAGGCCATCAGGCTTTCCATCATCACGCGCTCTTCGTCGATCATGCCGGCGGCGGCGGCGGCCTTGATCATGCTGTATTCGCCCGAGACCTGATAGGCGAAGGTGGGCGCGCCGAAGGTGTCTTTCACACGCCGGCAGATATCGAGATAGGGCAGGCCGGGTTTGACCATGACCATATCCGCCCCTTCGGCCAGATCGCGCGCCACCAGCCGCAGCGCCTCGTCCGAATTGGCCGGATCCATCTGGTAGGTTTTCTTGTCGCCGGTCAGCGCGCCGGACGCGCCCACCGCATCGCGGAACGGCCCGTAGAAGGCAGAGGCGTATTTGGCCGCGTAGCTGAGGATCATTA
Above is a genomic segment from Sulfitobacter sp. HNIBRBA3233 containing:
- a CDS encoding YSC84-related protein encodes the protein MTQNILSRRAFALGALAGTGALAACGNGVGSTGAGTIDARVDATLGEMYRLYPNTRTLADKSNGMLVMPLVTEAGLGLGGAYGRGALRVNDISVDYYSVTKATGGLQIGAQQYAHVLFFMTQEALQDFRRSPGWAAGANIEYVISDRGDSVNADTTKLLSPVLAVVFGRAGLRLGATLEGTKYTRIIP
- a CDS encoding NAD(P)-dependent oxidoreductase encodes the protein MAQHRSKEKHMAKLAFLGLGVMGGPMAGHLQKASHEVTVYNRTAAKAADWVETYGGASAATPREAAQGADFVMACVGNDDDLRSVCLGDDGAFAGMGAGSVFVDHTTVSAAVTRELYEAADHKQISFVDAPISGGQAGAENAQLSIMCGGDQGAFDRALPVMEVYSKICRRIGDSGAGQMTKMCNQIAIAGVVQGLSEALHFAEKAGLDGRAVVEVISQGAAGSWQMANRYETMLDDKFDHGFAVDWMRKDLGICLSTGDEIAASLPLTALVDQFYKDVQKLGGGRWDTSSLIQRLRKME